A genomic window from Flavobacterium hankyongi includes:
- a CDS encoding nuclear transport factor 2 family protein, which produces MTPENLQSIAFRWFEAFNTKELEKLLSLYDDEAKHFSPKLKIRQPETNGLVVGKQAMREWWQDAFDRLPSLHYKVTSLTANTDRVFMEYIRQVDGEEDMFVAEVLEVRDGKIIASRVYHG; this is translated from the coding sequence ATGACACCAGAAAATTTACAATCTATCGCCTTTAGATGGTTCGAAGCCTTTAACACCAAAGAATTAGAAAAATTATTATCGCTTTACGATGATGAAGCAAAACATTTTAGTCCAAAACTAAAAATTCGTCAACCCGAAACCAATGGATTGGTTGTAGGAAAACAAGCCATGCGCGAGTGGTGGCAAGATGCATTTGACAGACTTCCAAGTTTGCATTATAAAGTAACTTCTTTAACAGCAAACACAGATCGCGTTTTTATGGAATACATAAGACAAGTCGATGGAGAAGAAGATATGTTCGTAGCAGAAGTGTTAGAAGTCCGAGACGGAAAAATAATAGCATCCCGAGTGTACCACGGATAA
- a CDS encoding type III pantothenate kinase: MILTIDVGNTRIKSAVFEQNTVLETSVFLKETLEESIEKIFKKFSNIEVLVLSSVGKIDEKGLDFLFGRIKIHVIDRDQPFPFQNNYATPNTLGIDRMVLVAGAVLQFPAQNRLIIDAGTCVTYDYVDQNDVYHGGAISPGTRLRYEAMHNYTAKLPLLELEDIEKVVGNSTSNSMHSGVVNGLTFEIDGYINAIKAEKENFIIILTGGDANFLAKRLKNTIFANSNFLLESLNSLYQYQINND; this comes from the coding sequence ATGATATTAACTATTGATGTTGGAAATACCAGAATAAAAAGTGCTGTATTTGAGCAAAATACAGTTTTGGAAACATCTGTTTTTCTAAAAGAAACCCTTGAAGAATCTATTGAAAAAATTTTTAAAAAATTTTCCAATATTGAGGTTTTAGTACTTTCTTCGGTTGGGAAAATAGATGAAAAGGGTTTGGATTTTCTTTTTGGCCGAATAAAAATTCATGTTATAGATCGAGATCAGCCGTTTCCTTTTCAAAATAATTATGCAACACCTAATACCTTGGGGATAGATAGAATGGTTTTGGTTGCTGGAGCTGTGTTGCAATTTCCTGCCCAAAATAGATTAATTATCGATGCTGGAACTTGCGTGACATATGATTATGTTGATCAAAATGATGTTTACCATGGTGGAGCAATTTCGCCAGGAACAAGATTGCGTTATGAAGCAATGCATAATTATACTGCCAAACTCCCTTTGTTAGAGTTAGAAGATATTGAAAAAGTTGTAGGAAACTCGACTAGCAACTCGATGCATTCTGGCGTTGTAAATGGTTTGACTTTCGAAATAGATGGTTATATAAATGCAATAAAGGCTGAAAAGGAAAACTTTATCATAATTTTAACTGGTGGAGACGCTAATTTTTTGGCTAAACGATTAAAAAATACCATATTTGCCAATTCAAATTTTTTACTTGAAAGTTTGAACAGTTTATATCAATATCAAATCAACAATGATTAA
- a CDS encoding T9SS type A sorting domain-containing protein: protein MKNNYFKLLIIIFVTLFIKTASFSQTTLSAGDMMIIGCDLNANIFRVVLLKDITSNTVIKFTDIGWLTGTPGAWETNSSNLSGEGTITWTTTTSLASGTVLDLNFLGSGMASLKTVEGSPQNQSIVVNQMSLADVVSSNGENLFVYQGNASNPYFVTGFNNIVINTVSILIGLNGWTPDGSYINGYAITSNLPNGNGSQNALTDGINALGMIDPCRQVQVQYTGPTTATDISTWKSRFMNRSNWSCGSSGVTNSVANTITILPLAVSEFETISNLKLYPNPMANSLNIDFQNLTNASVTIYDVNGRLLRANNLTELSNTIPTSDFQKGIYFFKIQSNEGSVTKRIVKE, encoded by the coding sequence ATGAAAAATAACTACTTTAAATTATTGATAATCATTTTTGTGACTCTTTTTATAAAGACAGCTTCCTTTTCTCAAACTACACTAAGTGCAGGAGATATGATGATTATTGGTTGTGATTTAAATGCCAATATTTTTAGGGTGGTTTTATTAAAAGATATTACTTCAAATACAGTTATTAAATTTACAGATATAGGTTGGTTGACCGGTACACCCGGAGCATGGGAAACAAATAGCTCTAATCTCTCTGGAGAGGGTACTATAACTTGGACAACTACAACCAGTTTGGCTTCTGGTACTGTGCTGGATTTAAATTTTTTGGGTTCAGGAATGGCAAGTTTAAAAACAGTTGAAGGATCTCCTCAAAATCAATCTATTGTTGTGAACCAAATGTCATTAGCTGATGTTGTCAGTTCTAATGGAGAGAATTTGTTTGTTTATCAGGGTAATGCCTCTAACCCTTATTTTGTAACGGGGTTTAATAATATTGTTATAAATACTGTATCAATTCTTATTGGTCTAAATGGCTGGACACCAGATGGCTCTTATATTAACGGCTACGCAATTACGTCTAACTTACCCAACGGGAATGGTAGTCAAAACGCATTAACAGATGGGATAAACGCTTTAGGGATGATAGATCCATGTAGACAAGTTCAGGTGCAATACACAGGACCAACAACTGCCACTGATATTTCTACATGGAAATCGCGTTTTATGAATCGTTCCAATTGGTCTTGTGGTTCTTCAGGGGTTACAAATTCGGTGGCAAACACAATTACAATTTTACCTTTGGCAGTAAGTGAATTTGAAACAATTTCAAATTTAAAACTCTATCCTAATCCAATGGCTAATAGCTTAAACATAGACTTCCAAAACTTAACTAATGCATCGGTTACAATTTATGATGTGAATGGAAGACTACTTAGAGCAAATAATCTTACAGAATTATCTAATACAATACCGACTTCAGATTTTCAAAAGGGAATTTATTTCTTTAAAATTCAATCAAATGAGGGAAGTGTTACCAAGCGAATAGTGAAAGAGTAG
- a CDS encoding DUF885 domain-containing protein, with product MKKVILLSAALPFVFTSCKKETKTADFATVTNNYFKEKNELEPLNATLNGQNEFNDQFVFEMTDSYRKKQSDFFNKYESELAEIDSESLTPEEKISYEIIKWETAVGKDFLKTDANLMPIHQFWGTHLTMTQFASATAAQPFKTEKDYRNFLKRMDAYSVWIDSAVVYMKKGMAKKMVLPKALTVKLIPQFEEQITPKVEDNIFYSSIKSLPNDLSADVKSSLKNDYASMINNKLMPQYKKMVDFLKTEYLPASRNTSGIGSIPGGKELYAVYAKQWTTTTKTPEEIHELGLSEVARLKSEMEKVKAKVGFKGTVVEFFNYVRNKKELMPFKKPEEVIANFEAIHKKIKPNVDKLFSLQPKTPFEIRRVEAFREKTASAEYVQGAADGSRPGVFYVPIPDVTKYNYYGDEDLFLHEAIPGHHFQISLQQENQELPDFRKFNWFGAYGEGWALYTESLGKELGLYDDPYQYFGMLGNEMHRAIRLVVDTGMHSKGWTREQAIKYSLENEAESEASIISEVERYMAIPGQALSYKIGQLKIIELRKKAENAMKDKFDIKVFHQKVLESGVMPLALLEKKINDWIEK from the coding sequence ATGAAAAAAGTAATTCTTTTATCGGCAGCACTTCCTTTTGTGTTTACTAGTTGTAAAAAAGAAACGAAGACAGCAGATTTTGCTACTGTTACTAATAACTATTTTAAAGAGAAAAACGAGTTAGAACCACTTAATGCAACTCTCAATGGTCAAAACGAATTCAATGACCAGTTTGTGTTCGAAATGACCGATTCATATCGAAAAAAACAATCCGATTTCTTTAATAAATACGAATCAGAATTAGCCGAAATAGATTCAGAAAGTCTTACACCAGAAGAAAAAATAAGCTACGAAATTATCAAATGGGAAACTGCTGTTGGAAAAGATTTTCTAAAAACAGATGCTAATTTGATGCCAATACATCAGTTTTGGGGTACACATTTAACAATGACGCAATTTGCCAGTGCAACTGCAGCACAGCCTTTCAAAACAGAAAAAGATTATAGAAACTTTTTGAAAAGAATGGACGCTTACAGTGTTTGGATTGACTCTGCTGTTGTGTATATGAAAAAAGGAATGGCTAAAAAAATGGTCCTGCCTAAGGCTTTGACGGTTAAGTTGATTCCGCAATTTGAAGAGCAAATCACTCCAAAAGTGGAAGATAATATTTTTTATTCTTCTATAAAAAGTTTGCCAAATGATTTGTCAGCCGATGTAAAATCATCCTTAAAGAATGATTATGCCTCAATGATTAATAATAAACTTATGCCTCAGTATAAAAAGATGGTCGATTTCTTAAAAACAGAATATTTGCCAGCTTCTAGAAATACTAGTGGAATAGGAAGTATTCCTGGTGGTAAGGAATTGTATGCAGTTTATGCTAAACAATGGACTACTACAACAAAAACACCTGAAGAAATACATGAGTTAGGTTTGAGTGAAGTGGCTCGTTTAAAATCTGAAATGGAAAAAGTTAAAGCAAAAGTTGGTTTTAAAGGGACTGTAGTTGAATTCTTTAATTATGTTCGTAATAAAAAGGAGTTAATGCCTTTTAAGAAACCTGAAGAAGTCATTGCTAACTTTGAAGCAATTCACAAAAAAATAAAGCCAAACGTAGATAAGCTTTTCTCATTACAACCTAAAACCCCTTTTGAGATAAGAAGAGTAGAGGCTTTTAGAGAAAAAACCGCAAGTGCCGAGTATGTTCAAGGAGCTGCTGATGGTTCACGTCCTGGCGTTTTTTATGTGCCAATTCCAGATGTTACAAAATACAACTATTATGGTGACGAAGATTTGTTTCTACATGAAGCAATTCCAGGGCATCATTTTCAAATTTCTTTACAACAGGAAAATCAAGAGTTGCCTGATTTTAGAAAATTCAATTGGTTTGGAGCTTATGGAGAAGGTTGGGCGCTTTACACAGAAAGTTTAGGGAAAGAATTGGGATTATATGATGATCCATACCAATATTTTGGGATGTTAGGTAACGAAATGCATCGTGCAATTCGCTTAGTGGTAGATACTGGAATGCATTCTAAAGGATGGACACGTGAGCAGGCGATAAAATATTCGCTTGAAAACGAAGCAGAGAGCGAGGCAAGTATTATTTCTGAAGTAGAAAGATATATGGCTATTCCTGGTCAGGCTTTATCGTATAAAATTGGCCAACTAAAAATTATTGAACTTCGAAAAAAAGCTGAAAATGCTATGAAAGATAAGTTTGATATTAAAGTCTTCCATCAAAAAGTGTTAGAATCTGGAGTAATGCCGTTGGCTTTATTAGAGAAAAAAATCAATGATTGGATCGAGAAATAA
- the lptC gene encoding LPS export ABC transporter periplasmic protein LptC, with protein MQFALFKIIFRKVMLPVAATLFFISCESNFNEVRKINVTELNPVGEAQDFDLKYTDSGKIKAVLVSPQMLDYSHLDFPYTEFPKGIKVTIYDENGNQSFVTSNYAISYSVSNLIDLRGQVTITTHEGKKLETEQLYYDQKNEWFFTQKNYKFTDKGNVINGEGIDFSKDFKHLDTQKINGVYSL; from the coding sequence ATGCAATTCGCTCTGTTTAAAATTATATTTAGAAAAGTGATGCTTCCTGTGGCAGCAACACTTTTTTTTATTTCTTGTGAAAGTAATTTTAACGAGGTTAGGAAAATTAATGTTACCGAATTAAATCCTGTTGGTGAGGCACAGGATTTTGATTTAAAATACACTGATTCTGGAAAAATAAAAGCTGTTTTAGTTTCTCCTCAAATGTTAGATTATTCACATCTGGATTTTCCTTACACTGAATTTCCAAAAGGAATTAAGGTAACTATTTATGACGAAAATGGAAATCAAAGTTTTGTTACTTCAAATTATGCTATTTCCTATTCGGTTTCTAATCTTATAGATTTAAGGGGACAAGTTACTATAACTACGCACGAAGGTAAAAAGTTGGAAACAGAACAATTGTATTACGATCAAAAAAACGAATGGTTCTTTACACAAAAGAATTATAAATTCACTGATAAAGGAAATGTTATCAATGGTGAAGGGATAGATTTTAGTAAGGACTTTAAGCACTTAGATACACAAAAAATTAACGGAGTATATAGTCTTTAA
- a CDS encoding geranylgeranylglycerol-phosphate geranylgeranyltransferase, with the protein MLTRKTKLLLMKIFSLFSVVRGYNIPIIVLAQYLSSIFILAPERRALEVLLDWRLFILVFVSTLTIASGYIINNFYDSEKDLINRPNKSMLDRLVSQKTKLQVYFGLNFLATALAFIISFRAALFFAVYIFLIWFYSHKLKKYPIIGNLTASLLAVLPFFGILLYFKNFYHVIFAHATFLFLLILIREMIKDLENLKGDVANNYQTIPVRFGERISKQVITILTISTVIPVYILIEKFDVGYMDIYFYVAFMALISFLMKLWQSNEHSGYVQLHNALKILIVAGVFSIVLINPVVLIHGKAILRI; encoded by the coding sequence ATGCTCACAAGGAAGACAAAATTATTGCTGATGAAAATTTTCAGTTTGTTTTCTGTGGTGAGAGGTTATAATATTCCTATTATTGTCTTAGCACAATATTTATCTTCAATATTTATATTGGCTCCCGAAAGGAGAGCGCTTGAGGTGTTATTGGATTGGCGCCTGTTTATCTTGGTTTTTGTTTCGACTTTAACAATTGCATCAGGCTACATCATCAATAATTTTTATGATTCCGAGAAAGACTTAATAAATCGTCCTAACAAATCAATGTTAGATAGGCTAGTAAGTCAAAAAACAAAACTTCAGGTTTATTTCGGACTCAATTTCTTAGCTACAGCTTTAGCTTTTATTATTTCTTTTAGAGCAGCATTATTCTTTGCAGTCTATATTTTTCTGATTTGGTTTTATTCTCATAAATTAAAGAAATATCCAATAATTGGTAACCTTACTGCATCGCTATTGGCAGTGCTTCCTTTTTTTGGAATTTTATTGTATTTCAAAAACTTTTATCATGTGATTTTTGCTCATGCAACATTTCTGTTTCTTTTAATTTTGATTCGTGAAATGATTAAAGACTTAGAAAATTTAAAAGGAGATGTAGCAAATAACTATCAAACTATACCTGTTCGTTTTGGTGAAAGAATTTCGAAACAAGTCATTACAATTTTGACTATTTCGACCGTAATTCCGGTTTATATTTTAATCGAAAAATTCGACGTAGGGTACATGGATATTTACTTTTATGTTGCATTTATGGCGCTAATAAGCTTTTTGATGAAACTTTGGCAATCAAATGAGCATTCTGGATATGTTCAACTTCATAATGCTTTAAAAATTTTGATTGTGGCAGGAGTTTTTAGTATCGTTTTAATCAATCCTGTTGTTTTAATTCACGGTAAAGCAATTTTACGTATATGA
- a CDS encoding GYDIA family GHMP kinase, with protein sequence MKQTFYSNGKLLITGEYVVLDGAKALALPTKFGQSLIIEETNSGIIQWKSFDSDGSIWFESEFNLEDILQKREFKDNKIKTTLIEILHHAVLLNPNSLKTNIGYKITTELTFPKFWGLGTSSTLINNIAQLFQIDAFTLLKNSFGGSGYDIACAQNNSPIIYQLENNTPIITPIQFKPSFSEKIFFVYLNKKQSSKAAITNYYNKQANIQKIIPAINKITNRVINASETKTFALALKEHEIELSNILESLTIQESLFSDFDGVIKSLGAWGGDFVLAISKDDPTTYFKERGYQIIIPYKDMIL encoded by the coding sequence TTGAAACAGACCTTTTATAGTAACGGAAAACTTTTAATCACTGGTGAATATGTAGTTCTTGATGGTGCTAAAGCATTGGCTTTACCCACTAAGTTTGGTCAAAGTTTAATTATTGAAGAAACAAATTCAGGAATAATTCAGTGGAAAAGTTTTGACAGTGATGGAAGTATTTGGTTTGAAAGCGAATTCAATCTAGAAGATATTTTACAAAAAAGAGAATTTAAAGACAATAAGATCAAAACAACTTTGATTGAAATATTGCATCATGCTGTTTTGTTAAATCCAAACTCTTTAAAAACCAATATAGGTTACAAAATCACAACAGAACTTACATTTCCTAAATTTTGGGGATTAGGCACTTCTTCTACCTTGATAAACAATATTGCACAGTTGTTTCAAATTGATGCCTTTACATTACTTAAAAATAGCTTTGGAGGCAGTGGTTACGATATTGCTTGCGCACAAAATAACTCTCCTATTATTTATCAGTTAGAAAATAATACTCCAATAATTACTCCAATACAATTTAAACCAAGCTTTAGCGAAAAGATATTTTTTGTTTATCTTAATAAAAAACAAAGCAGCAAAGCAGCGATCACCAATTATTATAACAAGCAAGCGAATATCCAAAAAATAATTCCAGCAATAAATAAAATTACTAACAGAGTTATTAATGCTTCTGAAACTAAAACATTTGCTCTTGCTTTAAAAGAACACGAAATCGAATTAAGCAACATTTTGGAATCGCTGACAATACAAGAATCTTTATTTAGTGATTTTGATGGTGTAATAAAAAGTCTTGGAGCTTGGGGAGGCGATTTTGTCTTGGCAATTTCAAAAGATGATCCTACAACTTATTTTAAAGAAAGAGGATATCAAATTATCATCCCATATAAAGATATGATTCTCTAA
- a CDS encoding tetratricopeptide repeat protein → MRFFFFLLIPFIFYGQNEGKNDFQNKIIEEHLTNCAHKYNYTFQMKEWQDCIDAGLKKDSTIAYLWQQKAMPYFKERKYEVGMQYINKAVLYNPERWQPYRAFIKCIFAKTYKDAIADFEDCKKKYGNGYVMDHTFDFYMALSYLQLTEFIKAEKLLQNYVDEMLKKNGEDWVHHTALFYLGISKYEQGRYEDAIVEFDRALKKYPNYSDVKTYKGLCFYKLGKKEDAEVIMKEAKADYELGYKINEDNVVYETYPYQVRRK, encoded by the coding sequence ATGAGATTTTTCTTTTTTCTTTTAATTCCTTTTATTTTTTATGGTCAAAATGAAGGTAAAAATGACTTTCAAAATAAAATAATTGAAGAGCATTTAACAAACTGTGCGCATAAGTACAATTATACTTTTCAAATGAAAGAATGGCAAGATTGTATTGACGCTGGTCTTAAAAAAGATAGCACAATTGCTTACTTGTGGCAACAAAAAGCAATGCCATACTTTAAAGAAAGAAAATATGAAGTAGGCATGCAGTATATTAATAAAGCAGTTTTGTATAATCCAGAAAGATGGCAACCTTACAGAGCTTTCATCAAATGTATTTTTGCAAAAACGTATAAAGATGCCATCGCCGATTTTGAAGATTGTAAAAAGAAATACGGGAATGGTTATGTAATGGATCATACGTTTGATTTCTACATGGCATTGAGTTATTTGCAATTGACCGAATTTATAAAAGCCGAAAAATTACTTCAGAATTATGTAGATGAAATGTTGAAGAAAAATGGTGAAGACTGGGTACATCATACAGCCTTATTCTATTTAGGGATTTCAAAATATGAACAAGGAAGATATGAGGATGCAATTGTAGAATTTGACAGAGCATTGAAAAAATATCCTAATTATTCTGATGTTAAAACATATAAAGGACTTTGTTTTTATAAGCTTGGAAAAAAAGAAGACGCTGAAGTGATTATGAAAGAGGCAAAGGCAGATTATGAATTAGGCTATAAAATCAATGAGGATAATGTAGTTTATGAGACATATCCTTATCAAGTGAGAAGAAAGTAA
- a CDS encoding pseudouridine synthase: protein MNNGRGNNKRNTTGKSNSGGKSNAGGKRPSAAAKDGFKKDNSKTGFSKPKPTVSKPKPAKTEKSDDIRLNKYISNSGVCSRRDADIYIQSGNVKVNGEVITEMGYKVKPGDVVNFDGATLIPEKKEYILLNKPKGFTTSKDEDVNSNNVLDLVRNATKAKIQPIGRMDKTTTGLLLFTNDSDMVRKFTLPNQRSSKVYQVSLDRNLKFEDLEKIASGLTIDNHRIFVEEISYIDGEPKSEIGVKMKTANVKVVRNIFEHLKYNAIKIDRVVFAGLTKKNLPRGNWRFLTDQEIINLKNTQ from the coding sequence ATGAATAACGGAAGAGGTAATAATAAAAGAAATACGACAGGAAAATCAAATTCTGGAGGGAAATCAAATGCAGGAGGGAAAAGACCTAGCGCAGCAGCTAAAGATGGATTTAAGAAAGACAACTCAAAGACAGGATTTTCTAAACCTAAACCGACAGTAAGTAAGCCTAAACCGGCAAAAACTGAAAAATCTGACGATATCCGTTTAAATAAATACATTTCAAACTCAGGGGTTTGTTCTCGCCGTGATGCAGATATTTATATTCAATCTGGTAACGTAAAAGTGAATGGTGAAGTAATTACAGAGATGGGGTATAAAGTAAAACCTGGAGATGTAGTTAATTTTGATGGAGCAACACTTATACCTGAAAAGAAAGAGTATATTCTATTGAATAAACCTAAAGGATTTACAACTTCAAAAGATGAGGATGTGAATTCCAATAATGTTCTTGATCTAGTGCGTAATGCTACAAAAGCAAAAATTCAGCCTATAGGTCGTATGGACAAGACAACAACGGGATTGTTATTGTTTACTAATGATTCTGATATGGTTAGAAAATTCACACTTCCTAATCAACGTTCGTCAAAAGTGTACCAAGTTTCTTTAGATAGAAATTTGAAATTTGAAGATCTTGAAAAAATCGCATCAGGACTAACTATTGATAATCACAGAATTTTTGTTGAAGAGATTTCATATATTGATGGAGAACCAAAATCAGAAATCGGGGTAAAGATGAAAACTGCCAATGTAAAAGTGGTCCGTAACATTTTTGAACATTTAAAATACAATGCTATAAAAATTGACCGAGTTGTTTTTGCAGGATTAACAAAGAAAAATCTACCGAGAGGGAATTGGAGATTTTTAACAGATCAAGAAATAATCAATTTAAAAAATACACAATAA
- a CDS encoding peptidylprolyl isomerase, whose product MAVLSKIRQRSLLVIAIVGLSLFAFIIGALIENKGFGTGTRNAGTINGVDIPFEDFRIKVDNAQKSQQGVTMMQATNGVWEQEVRRVLLEGQYEKLGLRLGDDQLINIIKEDPQFAQNPQFLNAAGKFDKAKFNEFIGSIKNSSPERWQQWLAYEKSLSQFAVEQMYNTMVKSGFYTTQAEGKFNYELENNKVTFDVVSVPYSTIDDKKVELTDSEIIAYMKKNEKKYKAEESREIEFVLIEDKPSAEDEKAVKDKVNALMNSSVVYNAATGKNDTVAGFRNTTNVIDFVNTNSDIKYDSTYIAKKDLPVEHAEAIFNTPQGGTYGPYMFGDYYCISKSLGKKSGINAKASHILLAYKGAARSQATRTKEEAQAKANELLAQLQANPGSFAMLAFTNSDDSSKQQGGDLGYFSKGQMTKNFENFVFGNPVGKIGLVETEFGFHIINVTDKQDGIRLATIAQKIIPSEATSDAVFTKATKFEMAANEKDFATAAKENKLTIAPLAKVLALDENIQGIGDQREIVRWAFGAKEGEIKRFNTKVGSVVARLKKVNAEGLMPIEDAKNAFGTKLRNEKKAKLIEAKMTGTTLEAVSKATGSPVKEAKDVAAAGSFIETIGPEPKVVGTAFSIKPGVVSQTIAGNSGVFKIKVKSTTKAPAVKDYKDVVTRVNSQSKGSAAGRVYGALRKNAEIEDNRAEFN is encoded by the coding sequence ATGGCAGTTTTATCTAAAATTAGACAGCGTTCATTACTAGTAATCGCAATTGTGGGATTATCTCTTTTTGCGTTTATTATTGGAGCTTTAATCGAAAATAAAGGTTTTGGAACAGGAACAAGAAATGCAGGTACCATTAATGGTGTAGATATTCCTTTCGAAGACTTTAGAATTAAAGTTGATAATGCACAAAAAAGTCAACAAGGAGTAACTATGATGCAAGCTACTAATGGAGTTTGGGAGCAGGAAGTTAGAAGAGTTTTACTTGAAGGACAATATGAAAAATTAGGATTGCGTTTAGGTGACGATCAATTGATTAATATTATCAAAGAAGATCCTCAGTTTGCACAAAATCCTCAATTTTTAAATGCTGCTGGTAAATTTGATAAAGCTAAGTTTAATGAATTTATTGGTTCTATTAAAAATTCATCACCAGAAAGATGGCAACAATGGTTGGCATACGAAAAATCATTGTCACAATTTGCTGTTGAGCAAATGTATAACACAATGGTGAAATCTGGTTTTTATACTACTCAAGCGGAAGGTAAATTTAACTACGAGTTGGAAAACAATAAAGTCACTTTTGATGTAGTTTCTGTTCCTTATTCAACAATTGATGATAAGAAAGTAGAATTGACAGATAGCGAAATTATCGCTTACATGAAAAAGAACGAGAAAAAGTATAAAGCTGAAGAATCTCGTGAAATTGAATTCGTTTTAATCGAAGACAAACCATCTGCTGAGGACGAAAAAGCAGTAAAAGATAAAGTTAATGCTTTGATGAACTCTTCAGTAGTTTATAATGCTGCAACTGGTAAGAATGATACTGTTGCTGGTTTCCGTAATACAACTAATGTTATTGATTTTGTAAACACAAATTCAGATATTAAATACGATTCTACATATATCGCTAAAAAAGATTTACCTGTTGAACATGCAGAAGCAATTTTCAATACACCTCAAGGAGGTACTTATGGACCATATATGTTTGGGGATTATTACTGTATTTCTAAATCATTAGGTAAAAAATCAGGAATCAATGCTAAAGCTAGTCATATTTTATTAGCTTATAAAGGAGCTGCTAGATCTCAAGCGACTAGGACTAAGGAAGAAGCACAAGCAAAAGCTAACGAATTATTAGCTCAATTACAGGCAAATCCTGGATCATTTGCAATGTTAGCATTTACTAATTCTGACGATTCTTCAAAACAGCAAGGTGGTGACTTAGGTTATTTTTCAAAAGGACAAATGACTAAAAACTTTGAAAACTTTGTTTTTGGAAATCCAGTTGGAAAAATTGGTTTAGTTGAAACAGAATTTGGTTTCCACATTATCAACGTAACAGATAAACAAGATGGAATTCGTTTAGCAACTATTGCTCAAAAAATTATTCCTTCAGAAGCAACTAGTGATGCAGTATTTACAAAAGCTACTAAGTTTGAAATGGCAGCTAATGAAAAAGATTTCGCTACAGCTGCAAAAGAAAATAAATTAACTATCGCTCCACTTGCAAAAGTGTTAGCTCTAGATGAGAATATTCAAGGAATTGGTGATCAAAGAGAAATCGTTCGTTGGGCATTTGGAGCTAAAGAAGGTGAAATCAAAAGATTTAACACTAAAGTAGGAAGTGTAGTTGCTCGTTTAAAGAAAGTTAATGCAGAAGGTCTAATGCCAATTGAAGATGCTAAAAATGCTTTTGGTACTAAATTAAGAAATGAGAAAAAAGCTAAATTAATTGAAGCTAAAATGACTGGTACTACTTTAGAAGCTGTTTCTAAAGCTACAGGTTCACCAGTTAAAGAAGCTAAAGATGTTGCTGCTGCTGGTTCATTTATCGAAACTATTGGTCCTGAGCCAAAAGTTGTTGGAACTGCATTTTCAATAAAACCTGGGGTTGTTTCTCAAACAATTGCTGGTAATTCAGGAGTTTTCAAAATTAAAGTTAAATCTACTACAAAAGCACCTGCTGTTAAAGATTACAAAGATGTGGTTACAAGAGTAAATTCACAATCTAAAGGTTCTGCAGCTGGAAGAGTTTATGGTGCTTTAAGAAAGAATGCTGAAATCGAAGATAACAGAGCTGAGTTCAATTAA